A genomic stretch from Fusobacterium sp. DD2 includes:
- the cas1 gene encoding type II CRISPR-associated endonuclease Cas1, translated as MSWRTIYISECERISLYLDSLLIIKDEEEYKIPLSDIGTIVIEDNKTVITVKLMNKILEYDILLVYCDDCYNPSGILFPLGGHFRQTKHVLNQIKWDEDVKKYLWKEIVQVKLENQAEILAKLSKDKKVIEKILTYSQEVGLGDITNREGLGAKIYFRELFGNSFIRKKNNGDVINSGLNYGYTILNSKISRIISAKGMLTYLGIHHKGEYNHLNLSCDILEVYRPLVDYFVYKYMQNAKYFSKEDRIELINLLNARIQYNNCMETVANSMEKYIDFIYRFFETGMLEDKKIPRLKRIEFYEL; from the coding sequence ATGAGTTGGAGAACAATATATATTTCGGAATGTGAGAGAATATCGCTTTATCTTGATAGTCTTCTTATAATAAAAGATGAAGAAGAATATAAGATTCCTCTGAGTGATATAGGAACTATAGTTATAGAGGATAATAAAACTGTAATAACTGTAAAATTAATGAATAAAATACTAGAATATGATATTTTATTAGTTTATTGTGATGATTGCTATAATCCAAGTGGAATTCTATTTCCTTTGGGAGGACATTTTAGGCAAACTAAACATGTATTAAATCAGATAAAATGGGATGAAGATGTAAAAAAATACCTCTGGAAAGAGATTGTTCAAGTAAAGCTTGAAAATCAGGCAGAGATATTGGCAAAATTATCAAAAGATAAAAAAGTAATAGAAAAGATATTGACATACAGTCAAGAAGTAGGGTTGGGAGACATTACAAATAGAGAAGGCTTAGGGGCAAAGATTTATTTCAGAGAATTATTTGGAAATAGTTTTATAAGGAAAAAAAATAATGGAGATGTAATAAATAGTGGACTGAACTATGGATATACTATATTGAATAGTAAGATATCAAGAATTATATCGGCTAAAGGGATGCTTACTTATTTAGGAATACATCATAAGGGAGAATATAATCACCTTAATTTATCGTGTGATATTCTTGAGGTGTATCGACCTTTAGTAGATTATTTTGTATATAAATATATGCAAAATGCAAAATATTTTTCAAAGGAAGACAGAATAGAGTTAATTAATCTTCTAAATGCCAGAATACAATATAATAATTGTATGGAAACAGTTGCAAATTCAATGGAAAAATATATAGATTTTATATATCGTTTTTTTGAAACTGGCATGCTTGAAGATAAGAAGATACCAAGATTAAAAAGAATCGAATTTTATGAGTTATAA
- the cas2 gene encoding CRISPR-associated endonuclease Cas2 — translation MSYKYMRLIIMFDLPMENNTEKREYREFRNFLIKNGFLMLQYSIYVRLCTNQTMADNYIKKIEGSLPSDGAIRGLIITEKQYKKMKIFLGQKSKNESIITDKKMIIF, via the coding sequence ATGAGTTATAAATATATGAGACTTATAATAATGTTTGATCTTCCTATGGAAAATAATACTGAAAAAAGGGAATACAGAGAGTTTAGAAACTTTCTTATAAAAAATGGATTCCTAATGCTTCAATATTCAATATATGTAAGACTGTGTACTAATCAGACCATGGCAGATAATTATATAAAAAAGATAGAGGGATCTCTTCCAAGTGATGGTGCTATTCGTGGGCTTATTATAACAGAAAAGCAGTACAAAAAAATGAAAATATTTCTAGGTCAGAAAAGTAAAAATGAGAGTATTATAACTGATAAAAAAATGATTATATTTTAG
- the cas9 gene encoding type II CRISPR RNA-guided endonuclease Cas9 (Cas9, originally named Csn1, is the large, multifunctional signature protein of type II CRISPR/Cas systems. It is well known even to general audiences because its RNA-guided endonuclease activity has made it a popular tool for custom editing of eukaryotic genomes.), with the protein MEKNEKYRLGLDIGIASVGWGIVNENNDIVDAGVRLFPEASGDNLSRRTRRGARRLLRRRNHRLERLKELLVKYRIIPDLEYDFYNCVTTPYHLRAKGLSDKLSDDELAIALFHLIKRRGIQNFSLDSKSDKEEKSTKDILSENKKELAGRYPCELQLERLKLTGSLRGIENIFKTDDYKEEAQAILKKQKEFNKKIDGRFIDEYLDILTGRRTYYEGPGEGSIYGWEDEDEWMNKLVGNCTYFPEELRMVKHSPTAEYFNLLNDLNNLRIKREGNQRLTRDEKEKIIKLFKKNKTVSLKKIGATLDKVAESDITGYRIDSKDNPEFTKLETYIDLSKLVGKEDVDLLDEIGRIATYYQDVETRKKYYEKLFSKNNINLDNESFEKLLAIKYSGTHSLSKKAMMEIMEDLLDSSKNQMELFTERGLVPYKMNFKGMKSIPKVYLDEWILSPVVKRSLGQCINVVNAIIKKYGMPEEIVIEMARDKNSDEQKRRIEDMQKNNRKFNEKILKLLGDQKLDRRYFNMLRYWDQQDGQCIYSGEKISIQDIINNPQAYEVDHIIPRSISFDDSQNNKVFVKRSENQKKGQRTPYSYFKSGMAEENYEDFKKRVLDMYKNKRISLQKRDNLLFEGELGKHTADFIARNLVDTRYATREFANLLKRFFKDNNHKVKIKAIRGSFTSQIRKQWSLTKMRDISHVHHAQDALIILVAEKILNELKWVKQYNENIKYHISTGEIIDDEKFKELFNYEYGKKIAQYNGYKFSHFIDKKPNRQFSDETLYSTRKYNLNGKEVEYIIGKISNIYDEKNKDIDKFFGKKEKQQQLLVYHNDPKTFEKLLSIYNEYKGKKGVKNPFYEHFKEYGYITKYSSKNNGPIIKTLKYRVKQVGECIDLTHKYETTNKRVVLLTVKPYRMDMYYNGEQYKFITIKYVMLKDKGKYYEMDMNIYNRLKEKKGITDDYKFQFSLFKGDFLEIIDKDGKCEKNKFKGVLDDDGNTIEVDFIDKNYAVHMAKLQELDKVMKQNPEFKINESMSLLFGKELSEKESRELLKQHVKVSKQKRITIGKKIKKITKINTDVLGNEYIGEEKCNLIIAK; encoded by the coding sequence ATGGAAAAGAATGAAAAATACAGATTAGGATTAGACATAGGAATAGCATCTGTGGGATGGGGAATAGTAAATGAAAATAATGACATTGTAGATGCTGGAGTTAGATTATTTCCTGAAGCAAGTGGTGATAATTTAAGCAGAAGAACACGCAGAGGAGCCAGAAGACTTTTAAGAAGAAGAAACCATAGATTGGAAAGATTAAAGGAATTGCTTGTGAAATACAGGATTATTCCAGATTTAGAATACGATTTTTATAATTGTGTAACAACTCCATATCATTTAAGAGCAAAAGGACTTTCTGATAAACTTAGCGATGATGAATTGGCAATTGCTCTTTTTCATTTGATAAAAAGAAGAGGGATACAGAATTTTTCTTTGGATTCAAAGTCAGATAAAGAAGAGAAGTCAACAAAAGATATTTTGTCAGAAAATAAAAAAGAGCTTGCTGGAAGGTACCCTTGTGAATTACAATTGGAAAGATTGAAATTAACAGGTTCTTTGAGAGGTATAGAGAATATTTTTAAAACTGATGATTATAAAGAGGAAGCACAAGCTATTTTAAAAAAACAAAAAGAATTTAATAAAAAAATAGATGGTAGATTTATAGATGAATATCTTGATATTTTGACAGGAAGAAGAACCTATTATGAAGGTCCTGGAGAAGGTAGCATATATGGTTGGGAAGATGAAGATGAATGGATGAATAAACTTGTAGGAAATTGTACTTATTTTCCAGAAGAACTTAGAATGGTAAAACATTCGCCAACTGCTGAGTATTTTAATCTGCTTAATGATTTGAATAATTTACGTATAAAAAGAGAAGGAAATCAGAGATTAACTCGAGATGAAAAAGAGAAAATTATAAAACTTTTCAAAAAAAATAAAACTGTAAGCTTGAAAAAGATAGGAGCAACATTGGATAAAGTAGCTGAAAGTGATATTACAGGGTATAGAATTGATAGTAAAGATAATCCAGAATTTACCAAACTTGAAACATATATAGATCTGTCAAAATTGGTGGGAAAAGAAGATGTTGATTTATTAGATGAAATAGGAAGAATAGCTACTTATTATCAGGATGTGGAGACACGTAAAAAATATTATGAAAAGTTATTTAGTAAAAATAATATAAATTTAGACAATGAAAGTTTTGAAAAACTTTTAGCAATTAAGTATTCTGGGACTCATTCACTATCTAAAAAAGCAATGATGGAGATTATGGAAGATTTATTGGATAGTAGTAAGAATCAAATGGAATTGTTTACAGAGAGAGGGCTGGTTCCATATAAGATGAACTTTAAGGGGATGAAGAGCATACCAAAAGTATACTTAGATGAATGGATTTTGAGTCCAGTTGTAAAAAGATCTTTAGGTCAATGTATAAATGTTGTAAATGCAATTATAAAAAAATATGGTATGCCAGAAGAGATAGTAATTGAAATGGCAAGAGATAAAAATTCTGATGAACAAAAAAGAAGAATCGAAGATATGCAGAAAAATAATAGAAAATTTAATGAAAAAATATTAAAACTTTTGGGAGATCAGAAGCTGGATAGACGTTATTTTAACATGTTGAGGTATTGGGATCAACAAGATGGACAGTGTATCTATTCAGGAGAAAAAATTTCCATTCAAGATATTATAAATAATCCACAAGCCTATGAAGTTGATCATATTATTCCACGTTCTATTTCCTTTGATGATAGTCAGAACAACAAGGTATTTGTAAAGAGAAGTGAAAATCAGAAAAAAGGACAGAGAACACCATATAGCTATTTTAAATCAGGAATGGCTGAAGAAAATTATGAAGATTTTAAGAAACGTGTATTGGACATGTATAAAAATAAACGTATTTCATTGCAAAAGAGGGATAATTTATTATTTGAGGGAGAGCTTGGGAAACATACAGCTGACTTTATAGCTAGAAATCTTGTAGATACGAGATATGCAACAAGAGAATTTGCAAATCTGTTAAAGAGATTTTTTAAAGATAATAATCATAAGGTCAAAATTAAAGCTATAAGAGGCAGTTTTACAAGTCAGATAAGAAAGCAGTGGTCTTTAACTAAAATGAGAGATATTTCTCATGTACATCATGCACAAGATGCTCTAATTATATTAGTAGCTGAAAAAATACTGAATGAATTAAAATGGGTGAAACAATACAATGAAAATATTAAATATCATATTAGTACTGGGGAAATAATAGATGACGAGAAGTTTAAAGAACTGTTTAATTATGAATACGGGAAAAAAATAGCCCAATATAATGGATATAAATTTTCGCACTTTATAGATAAGAAACCAAATAGACAATTTTCAGATGAAACCCTCTACAGTACGAGAAAATATAATCTGAATGGTAAAGAAGTAGAATATATAATAGGTAAAATTTCGAATATTTATGATGAAAAGAATAAGGATATTGATAAATTTTTTGGCAAGAAAGAAAAACAACAACAGCTTTTGGTATATCATAACGATCCGAAGACTTTTGAAAAATTACTTTCTATATATAATGAATACAAAGGAAAAAAAGGAGTAAAAAATCCATTTTATGAACACTTTAAAGAATATGGATATATAACAAAATACTCTTCTAAAAATAATGGACCAATTATTAAAACTCTTAAGTATCGAGTAAAACAAGTTGGTGAATGTATTGACTTAACTCATAAGTATGAAACAACTAATAAAAGAGTGGTTCTACTTACGGTAAAGCCGTATAGAATGGATATGTACTATAACGGTGAACAATATAAATTTATCACTATAAAATATGTAATGCTAAAGGATAAAGGCAAATATTATGAGATGGATATGAATATTTATAATAGATTGAAAGAAAAGAAAGGAATAACTGATGATTATAAGTTTCAATTTTCTCTTTTTAAGGGTGATTTTTTAGAAATTATAGATAAAGATGGAAAATGTGAAAAAAATAAATTCAAAGGTGTACTTGATGATGATGGTAACACAATAGAAGTAGACTTTATTGATAAAAATTATGCTGTACATATGGCAAAATTACAGGAGTTGGACAAAGTAATGAAACAAAATCCTGAATTTAAGATCAATGAATCTATGTCTTTATTATTTGGTAAGGAATTATCTGAAAAGGAAAGCCGTGAGCTTTTAAAACAGCATGTTAAAGTTTCAAAGCAAAAGAGAATAACAATTGGTAAAAAAATTAAAAAAATAACTAAAATCAATACAGATGTTTTAGGTAATGAGTATATTGGGGAGGAAAAGTGCAATTTAATTATTGCTAAATAG